A genomic region of Candidatus Methylacidiphilales bacterium contains the following coding sequences:
- a CDS encoding response regulator: protein MSEESRAANHKLLIVDDEAALLQVLESYFSMQDFDVCCTHDGSQALELVEKFQPDLILCDVNMPELNGLEFCEMLHGIPGLKQIPFIFMSALPGPRELTRAKKLGALEFISKPFCLNELKALLGKHLKQAALPV from the coding sequence GTGAGTGAGGAATCCAGAGCAGCGAATCACAAGCTGTTGATCGTGGATGACGAGGCGGCCCTGCTTCAAGTTCTCGAAAGTTATTTTTCGATGCAAGACTTTGATGTTTGTTGTACACACGACGGTTCCCAGGCCCTCGAATTGGTGGAGAAATTTCAACCCGACCTGATCCTTTGCGATGTCAATATGCCCGAACTCAACGGCCTTGAATTCTGCGAGATGCTGCACGGCATACCCGGCTTGAAGCAAATCCCGTTTATTTTCATGTCAGCCCTGCCCGGCCCCCGGGAGCTAACCCGTGCCAAAAAGCTGGGGGCTTTGGAATTTATCAGCAAACCCTTTTGTCTCAATGAACTCAAGGCGCTCTTGGGCAAACACCTGAAGCAGGCAGCGCTGCCCGTTTGA
- a CDS encoding helix-turn-helix transcriptional regulator yields MLAPVEQDLFVVLLQRLRRLRQKRELTQEAFAEKAQVSYKYYQAIEGGRKRDLRLSTLAKLAAAHGISLSELLDFPRPVMTARVADKATQYRFKKNGPKPK; encoded by the coding sequence ATGCTTGCCCCTGTGGAGCAGGATTTATTCGTTGTTTTACTCCAGCGACTGAGAAGGTTGCGCCAGAAAAGAGAGCTAACCCAGGAGGCTTTTGCCGAAAAAGCCCAGGTTTCCTATAAATATTACCAGGCCATCGAGGGAGGCCGGAAACGCGACCTGAGGCTTTCGACCCTGGCCAAGCTGGCCGCAGCCCACGGGATCAGCCTGTCGGAGCTCCTGGATTTTCCCCGGCCTGTAATGACAGCCCGCGTGGCGGACAAAGCAACCCAATACCGCTTCAAAAAGAACGGTCCCAAGCCGAAATAA